Proteins from a single region of Caloramator sp. E03:
- a CDS encoding CopG family ribbon-helix-helix protein, translating to MTDSKKIVVSLPRNLLDEFDELVKCKSGKNRSQFIREAVILYIKERKKSNMIELMKKGYEDMATINSELSEIGLGVDCVELAKYEAGLAESDSIDGTGGEKRRYILC from the coding sequence ATGACTGATAGTAAAAAAATAGTTGTTAGCCTCCCGCGAAATTTATTAGATGAATTTGATGAACTTGTTAAGTGTAAATCTGGTAAAAATAGAAGTCAATTTATAAGGGAAGCTGTCATATTATATATTAAAGAGCGTAAGAAGAGCAATATGATAGAACTTATGAAGAAGGGCTATGAAGATATGGCCACAATCAATAGCGAATTGAGTGAAATTGGTCTCGGAGTTGATTGTGTTGAACTTGCTAAATATGAAGCAGGATTAGCGGAGAGTGATAGTATAGATGGCACAGGCGGTGAAAAGAGGAGATATATTTTATGCTGA
- a CDS encoding type II toxin-antitoxin system PemK/MazF family toxin produces the protein MAQAVKRGDIFYADLSPVIGSEQGGIRPVLIIQNDVGNKYSPTVIIAAITSQINKAKLPTHVEISSEEYGLSKDSVILLEQLRTIDKRRLKDKIGHVSDKTMDEVNEALRISLDI, from the coding sequence ATGGCACAGGCGGTGAAAAGAGGAGATATATTTTATGCTGATTTAAGCCCAGTCATAGGTTCTGAACAGGGTGGCATAAGACCAGTCCTTATAATACAAAATGATGTAGGCAATAAGTATAGTCCTACGGTTATAATTGCAGCTATAACCTCTCAAATCAATAAAGCCAAGCTTCCAACTCATGTTGAGATAAGCTCTGAAGAATATGGGCTTAGTAAGGATTCGGTTATACTTTTAGAGCAGTTAAGAACTATTGATAAAAGAAGGCTTAAAGATAAGATTGGTCATGTTAGCGATAAAACTATGGATGAAGTTAATGAGGCGTTAAGGATTAGCCTTGATATATAA
- a CDS encoding aspartate aminotransferase family protein, with translation MSECHIMNTYNRFDVVFEKGFGCRVYDVNGKEYIDFVSGVAVNCLGHCHPVIVNALKEQSQKLIHISNLYYNKPQIELAEKIISLSNHKSVFFCNSGTEATEAALKLARKYGKLKGGNSKNKIIYMKNSFHGRTLGALSVTGQLKYQMDFMPLIPEVIPVSFNDIDEIEKVMNENTCAVILEPIQGEGGIISANKDYLIKVRELCDKFDALLIFDEVQCGIGRTGKFFAYENFGVIPDVVCLAKGLGGGFPIGAIIANEKADVAFVKGDHGSTFGGNPLACAVSLSVLNELISSKIIENVNTLSKYLVDKLYNIKNKYGLIDEIKGIGLLLGISLKVDVKNFVNKCFENGLLLVSAGSNTVRLLPPLNISFDDIDCAIDIIEKTISSY, from the coding sequence ATGTCAGAGTGCCATATAATGAATACTTACAACAGATTTGATGTTGTCTTTGAAAAAGGATTTGGCTGTAGAGTTTATGATGTAAATGGAAAAGAATATATAGATTTTGTTTCTGGAGTGGCAGTAAACTGCCTTGGGCACTGCCATCCTGTAATTGTAAATGCATTAAAAGAGCAAAGCCAAAAGCTAATTCATATTTCAAATCTGTACTACAACAAACCCCAAATAGAGCTTGCAGAAAAAATCATTAGCTTAAGCAATCACAAAAGCGTATTTTTTTGCAACAGCGGTACAGAAGCCACTGAAGCTGCACTAAAGCTTGCAAGAAAATACGGAAAACTTAAAGGAGGAAACTCTAAGAATAAAATAATATACATGAAAAACTCTTTTCATGGAAGAACCCTTGGTGCACTTTCTGTTACAGGCCAGCTAAAATATCAAATGGACTTTATGCCGCTTATTCCTGAAGTTATACCTGTATCCTTTAACGATATTGATGAAATAGAAAAAGTAATGAATGAAAATACCTGTGCAGTTATACTTGAACCAATACAGGGTGAAGGTGGAATTATATCTGCAAATAAGGATTATCTTATTAAAGTAAGAGAACTTTGTGATAAATTTGACGCCCTTTTAATTTTTGATGAAGTTCAATGTGGCATCGGCAGAACTGGTAAATTTTTTGCTTATGAAAATTTTGGAGTAATCCCTGATGTAGTATGTCTTGCAAAGGGACTTGGAGGCGGATTCCCAATAGGAGCAATTATAGCAAACGAAAAGGCTGATGTTGCCTTTGTAAAAGGCGATCATGGAAGCACCTTTGGAGGCAATCCACTTGCTTGTGCAGTTTCTCTTTCAGTTTTAAACGAATTAATAAGTAGCAAGATAATTGAAAATGTAAATACACTTAGTAAATATTTAGTAGACAAGCTATATAATATTAAGAATAAATACGGTTTAATTGATGAGATTAAAGGAATTGGGCTTTTATTAGGAATAAGCCTTAAAGTAGATGTTAAAAATTTTGTTAATAAATGCTTCGAAAATGGGCTTTTATTAGTTAGTGCTGGTTCAAATACTGTAAGGCTCTTGCCACCCCTTAATATCAGCTTTGATGACATTGACTGTGCAATAGATATAATTGAAAAAACTATTAGCTCTTATTAA
- the alr gene encoding alanine racemase has protein sequence MFNCFRPYYAEINLDNFRHNIREVKRIINGKKIIGVIKADAYGHGALEISRVLKEEGADYLAVAVISEALELRKYGYDKPILILGYTPPNFAKEVVENDITQTVFSYEMAHIISIEAKKRNKIAKIHIKLDTGMGRVGFISNDDSVDKIINISKLDNLYIEGIFTHFASADEEDKNFTIGQAEKFNYIINKLKQKGIEFEIKHAANSAAIIDLPNTYYDAVRPGIMLYGYYPSDEVNKEKVTLKPVMSLKASVVNIKEVPVNTPISYGRKFYTKRKSKIATLPFGYADGFTRLLFGKASVIVNGKFAPVVGRICMDQCMVDITDCGEVNIGDEVIVMGEMDGIRNSADDIAKMLGTISYEILCGVSKRVPRVYIENGNIIKVKNYI, from the coding sequence ATGTTTAATTGCTTTAGGCCTTACTATGCGGAAATAAACCTTGATAATTTTCGCCATAATATAAGAGAAGTAAAGAGAATTATTAATGGGAAAAAAATCATTGGAGTTATTAAGGCAGACGCTTATGGTCATGGTGCACTTGAGATTTCAAGGGTTCTGAAAGAAGAAGGAGCCGACTATCTGGCTGTTGCAGTTATAAGTGAAGCTTTAGAGCTTAGAAAATATGGATATGACAAGCCTATATTAATTCTTGGTTATACTCCCCCTAACTTTGCAAAGGAAGTAGTTGAAAATGATATTACTCAGACAGTTTTTTCTTATGAGATGGCACATATTATATCAATTGAGGCAAAAAAAAGAAATAAGATTGCAAAAATACATATAAAGCTTGACACGGGAATGGGAAGGGTAGGTTTTATTTCTAATGATGATTCTGTTGATAAGATAATTAATATATCAAAGCTTGATAATCTTTATATTGAAGGAATATTTACACACTTTGCATCTGCAGATGAAGAAGACAAGAATTTTACGATTGGCCAGGCTGAAAAATTCAATTATATAATAAACAAACTAAAGCAAAAAGGCATAGAATTTGAAATTAAACATGCAGCAAATAGTGCAGCAATCATAGATTTGCCAAACACATATTACGATGCTGTAAGGCCAGGGATTATGCTTTATGGATATTATCCCTCTGATGAGGTTAATAAGGAAAAAGTAACTTTAAAACCAGTTATGTCTTTAAAGGCAAGCGTAGTTAATATAAAAGAGGTGCCTGTGAACACTCCAATAAGCTATGGAAGAAAATTTTATACTAAGAGGAAAAGTAAAATTGCAACGCTTCCCTTCGGATATGCTGATGGATTTACAAGGCTTTTGTTTGGAAAAGCTTCTGTTATAGTAAATGGGAAGTTTGCTCCAGTTGTTGGAAGAATATGTATGGATCAGTGTATGGTTGATATAACTGATTGTGGTGAAGTTAATATAGGTGATGAAGTTATAGTTATGGGGGAAATGGATGGAATAAGAAACAGTGCTGACGACATTGCAAAAATGCTTGGAACAATAAGCTATGAGATTTTATGTGGGGTTTCAAAGAGAGTTCCAAGGGTTTATATAGAAAACGGTAATATAATTAAAGTAAAAAATTATATATAG